Part of the Streptomyces sp. HSG2 genome, TTGCAGGCCCAGGTCGGCCAGATGTCCGCCGAGGCGCCGGGTGCGCCGCTCCAGCTCCGCGTACGTCACGGTCCGCCGGTGGTCCTGGAAGGCGACCTTGCCGGGGATGCGCTCGGCGTGATCGCGGAGCAGGTCGGACAGGGGCTGGATCAGTTCGGTGCGAAACATTCCGACGACGCTCCCTCATTACGGGTGACAGGCGCGATGCTGACGTCGAGCATGCCCGAACAACAAGTAGGAAAAGTCCGAGTCATCGGGCCGCCGGAAGGGCTCCCCCTGTCGAATCCGGGGCACCGGGCGGAACCACCCCTATGACCCCCCTGTCCGCACGCAGCTCCAAGGGTCCACGCCGGGCGGGCCCGAAATGCCCGTACTCCGGGTGCTACGAATGAGGCCGATCGATTTCCTGATCCCGAGAAAGGCCTTCTTCGATGACTCAGGTGAATCCGGCGGTCGGCCTCGGCCTACCTTCCTCCACCTTCATGAATCCGGCCGATGTCACCGACGCGCTGCTCCGCGCGAACGTTCTCGGAGTCGTCAACTACACGACCGAGCCGGCCGGTCCGGGCATCGGGAACGGCGCGCTGACGATCGACCTGCACATGGCGCACAAGGCGGACGAGGCGTTCGCCGAGGTGTGGACCACCGACCGGCCGGTGGAGACCGGAGTGGTGCGGGAGGTAGCCTACGCGCACGACGGCGAATATCTGATCGTGGCCGGCCGCATCCCCCAGGCCGGTCGCTACACGGAAGCCACCCGTGCCGCGTACTGCACCGCGCTGGAGCTGATGGACGGCCTCGGCTACAAGAACTGCTTCCGGATGTGGAACTTCGTGGCCGACATCAACGGGGACAACGCCGACGGCCTGGAGGTCTACCGCGACTTCTGCCGGGGGCGCGCGGAGGCGTTCGAGCTGTTCCACTTCGGGGACCAGGAGGTACCCTCCGCCACCGGCATCGGCGCGCTGGGCGGCGGGATCTCCTTCTACTTCCTGGTCAGCCGGTCGGCCGCGCCGACCGCGGTGGAGAACTCCAAGCAGGTGTCCGCCTACCGCTACCCGCAGCAGTACGGGCCCCGCCCGCCGAAGTTCGCGCGCGCCACCTACCTCGCCGCGACGCACACCGACCGCAGCGGCGGGCAGATCTACGTGTCGGGCACCGCGAGCATACGAGGGCACGAGACGCTGCACGAGGGCGATCTGGTGAAGCAGGTGGAACTCTCGCTGGACAACATCGCCCACCTCGTTTCCCGGGACAATCTCGCCGCCCATGAGATCGAGCGGCGCACCGGACTGAGCGACCTCGACAACATCAAGGTGTACGTCCGCCACCGCGAGGACATTCCCGTCGTACAACGAATGTGCTCGGAGTATTTCTCACCCGCCGCGAGGACCGCCTACTTGAACGTCGACGTCTGCCGTTCCGGTCTCCTGGTGGAGATCGAGGGAATCGTCCCCTGAAGCCCTGTCGCAGAACTGGGCAATCACCTCGACACCTCGGCCCTATCATCCGGGAGGCGTGATCGATTCCGTTTCCCGACCGCGGAGATGCCCCCCATGATGTTGTCCTCAGCAGCGCGCTCCGGCCCCGCGGCCTCCGGTCTCACCGCGGACGTCGCGGTGGTCGGGTGCGGCCCGGTGGGACTTGTCCTGTCCATACTTCTGGCCCACCGCGGATGGCAGGTCGTCATCCTGGAGAAGTACGAGAACCAGTACCCGTTCCCGCGCGTGGTCGCCTTCGACGGCGAGACCGCGCGCACGTTCGCCACGGCGGGCATCGGTGCCGAGCTGATGGAACTGGGCGAGCCGCTCGGGCAGTACATGTTCCAGAACGGCGCGGGCCGGGAGCTGTTCAGCTTCGAGGCGCCATACGAGCCCGGCCGCGACGGCTGGCCGATCGCCACCGTCATGCACCAGCCGACGTTCGAGAAGGCGCTGCGCGCGCACGTCGACGAACTGCCGAACGTCACCGCCCTGTTCGGGCACGAGGTGCGGCAGATCACCGACCACGGCGACCAGGTCGAGATCACCGCCCCGGGCGCCGGCGGACCGCCGGACGGGCGGGTCACGGCGTCGTACGTCGTCGGGTGCGACGGCGCCAACAGCTTCGTGCGCGACGCCATGGGCGCGAAGCTGACCGACCTCGGCTTCGCACACGACTGGCTGCTCGTCGACGTCGTGTTCCATGAGCCGCGCTCGTTCCGCCCCAACGACGTCCAGATCTGCGATCCGAACAGGCCGACCACGATCGTCGCCTCCGGCCGGGGCCACCGCCGCTGGGAGTTCATGCGGCTGCCGGGCGAGTCCGTCGAGGAGCTCAGCACCCACGAACGCATGTGGCAACTGCTCGCACCGTACGACGTGACGCCCGAGAACGCCGATCTGACCCGCAACATCGTCTACACGTTCCAGGCGGCCCTCGCCGACAGCTGGCGGGCCGGACGGCTGCTGCTGGCCGGTGACTCGGCGCACCTGATGCCGCCGTTCGCGGGGCAGGGCATGTGCTCGGGCGTCCGGGACGCGGCGAACCTGGCGTGGAAGCTGGACCTCGTGCTGCGCGGCACGGCCCGCGACACGCTGCTCGACGTGTACCAGGCGGAGCGGTCCCGGCAGGTGCGGCACACCATCGACATGTCCATCGAGGTCGGCAGGATCGTCTCCGAACTCGACCACGCGGCCGCCGCACGCCGCGACGCCTATCTGATCGGCCTGCACTCCCGGCCCGACGCGCCGTCGCTGTCACCATCGTGGTTCGCCCTGGAGGACGGCGTCGTACGCCGTGACGCCTCGGGGTCGGTGGCGCCGCGGGCCGGTGAGCTGTCGCCGCAGGGCGTGGTCGCGCGCGGCACGGTCAAGGACCGCTTCGACGATGTGGTCGGCCGGGGCTTCCAGCTGATCACGACCGTCGACCCGTACGAGACGTTGCCCCAGGACGACCTCGACTTCCTCAAGTCGATCGGGACGCGCCTGGTCCGGGTGCTGCCGGCGGGGATCTTGCCGAAGCGGGCGCGGGATCACGAAGTGGTGGACGTGCGGCGCACGTATCTGCCCTACCTGGCGCAGACTCGCCAGACGGGGGTGCTGGTGCGGCCGGACCACTATGTGTTCGGGTTCGCCGGGGACGGCGCCGACCTGTCGGTGCTGGTCGGTGAACTGCGCGAGCAGTTGCACCTGGTCTGAGACGGTTCAGGCCGTGTCCGGCAGATGGCTGTGCAGGCCGGTCGGCAGGTCCTTGCGGTACTTCACGTTGAGCTTGCGGTAGACCCGGGTGAGGTGCTGCTCGATGGTGCTCGGGGTGATGAACAGCTTGCCGGCGATCTCCCGGTTGGTGAGGCCGACCGCGGCGAGCGCCGCCACCCGCCTCTCCGCGTCGGTGAGCCGGGAGATCGGGTCGGCCGGCGGCTGTTCTTCGGGAGACTCGTCGTCAGTCCCGCGCCGACTGGGCAGGAGTTCGTCGCGCAGCGCCGTCGCGTCGCACACGTTCGCCACGTGCCAGGCGCGCCGGGCGACGCTCCAGGCCCGCCGGTGCTCGCGCAGCGACTGGTGCGCGTTGCTCAAGTCGCCCAGTGTGCGGGCGAGTTCGTACTGGTCGCCGCACTCCTCCAAGACGGCGACGGCCTCGCCGAGCAGCCGGGGCCGGTGCTGGGGCGCGGTGGTCGCCGCGAGCAGACGCAGGGCCACGCCGCGGGTGCGCGAGGTCTCCGGGCCGAGCCGGGCGAGCTGTTCGTTGACAAGCCGTCTGGCCTCGTCGCGGTTCTTGCCGTGCCGCAGCCACGCCTCGGCGGCACTGGTCCGCCACGGCACGAGCACTGACTGGTCGATGCCCCACTCGGTCATCAGCTCGCCGCACGAGAGGAAGTCCGCGAGCGCGGCGTAGTGCCGGTCGGTGGCCAGGTAGTGGTGGCCGCGGGCGTGCAGGTAGGGCAGCCCGTAGCGGCTGCGGAACATGGCGTCGGGCACGGGCCTGGTGAGGTGGGCAGCGGCCTCCTCGTGTCTGCCCTGCTTGGTCGCCGTCTCGACGAGGACGCCCAGCGGGACGCCGACCGCGACTCCCCAGCCGCCCGGGGGCATGAGGGTGAGCGCGTCACGGGCGTGGGCGTGAGCCCCGGCGAGGTCGCCCTCGCGCAGGGCGATGTCGCCGCGTACCCCGGCGTAGAGCGCCTGTGCCACGGCGAGGTCCCTGGCCCGGGCGTCGTCGAGGAGTCTGTCGCACCAGGACCGGGCGAGGTCGAGGCGGCCGGCGTGCACGAGGGCGTGGAGCGCGGGCAGTGCCGTCTGGGGCCCCCAGGACATGCCGTCGCTCGGCCGCGCGACCTGCAGAACGTACTCGGCGTCGGTGACGGCGTGTTCGTCGGGTCCCTGGGTGAGGACGGTCGTCAGCGCCCTCACGGCCCTGAGTGCCGGGCCGGTGGTACGGCCAGCCGGTCCGCTGTCGCGGTCGGTCTCGGCGGGTGGCCGGGTGCGGCGGGCGAGCGGCGGGTGGGTGCAGGCCAGCCACAGCTCGGTGGTCCGGTCGGCGGCGCCCGGCTGGTGGCGGGCGCGCCGCAGCCGTTCCATCGCCTCGGCCGCCTCGTCGACGCGCCCGTGCCACAGCAGGGGCGGCACCAGGGAGCGCACATCGCGGTCGGACAGCCGCCCGGCGCGCATCGCGTCGGTGACGGTGGTGAGCCGGCGGCCCGCGGCGGCCGGGTTGCTACGCGACTCCACGCGCACCAGCTTCGCTGTGATCGCCGCCTGCCGGTGTGCCTCGGGGCAGGCGCGGTGCGCGCGTTCGAGGCAGCGCAGCGCCGTGTCGATCCGTTCCTCGCGCAGAGCGTGCTCGGCGGCCTCCTCGAACACCGGTACAGCCCAGCTCTCGTCGGTCCTGTCGGCCCCGTCGGCGCGCAGCAGGTAGGGCGCCACCTCGGTCGCGGGCGCTCCCTCGTCGTGCAGCAGCAGGGCGGCGGTCCGGTGGGTCCGGCCGCGTTCGTCGGCGGGCATGTCGTCGAGTACGGCGATGCGGGCGGCGTCGGTGCGGAAGCGGCCGTCGGCCAGCAGCCCGGCGCCGGCCAGGAGGTCGAGCGCCGAGCGCACCGCCTCGACATCGAGGCCGGCGAGGCGGCCCAGCCGCTCCACGGTGGCGTGGGCGCCGGTGACGGCGAGCGCGCGGGCGACCGCCACGACGTACGGCTCGCAGCGGTGGACACCGCTGACGAGGGCCCGGCGGAACCCGGGGCCGGGTGCCGGCACACCGTCCGCGTCCGGCCCGGCCGTCCGCCGGTCGGCGAGCAGGGACCGGGCCAGCAGCGGGTTCCCCCCGGTGAGCGCCATGGCCTCGCGGCCCGCCTCGGCGCCGCCGAACAGGTCGGCCATGCCCGCCTCCGACAGGGGCGCCACGCCGATCTCATGGCAGTGCGGGTGCCGTGACAGCTCGGTGTGCAGCGGGCAGTGGGCGGTGCCGGGGCTCTCCGTGCGGGTGAGGAGCAGCAGGATGCCGGCCCGGCCGAGGCGGCGGATGAGCGAGAGCAGCCAGTGCAGGGACTGCGGGTCCGCGTGCTGTACGTCGTCGACGGCGATCACCAGTGGGCTGTCCGCGGCGAGGTCGAGCAACGCCAGGCACAGCGTGTGCAGTTGGTGGGCGGTCGCGGGCCCCACGGTCCGGGTCGCCGCGTCGAGCAGGTCCCTGACCTGGGCAGACGCGCCGAGCGCGTGCAGGAGCTGCCCGGCTACGCCGAAGGGCAGGTCGCGTTCGAGGGCCGAGCAGGTGGCGGACACGAACCGTTCGCCGCAGCGCTCGCCGAACCGGTACAGCAGCTCGGTCCTACCGCAAGCCACCGGGCCCGTCACGAGAGCGACCCGACCCGATCCGGCGACGGCGTCCGACAGCAGCGTGGTGAGGCCGGCCCACTGGGCGTCGCGTTCGATCAGTCCCGTGCACCCCGCCTCGGCGCGCCGGTCCGTGCCGGTCATGTCGCTGCACCTCTCACCTGGGGCCCTTCCGACGAGGTCCGCGCGGCGTCGCGATGCCCGTCAGGTGCTCTCACCGCACCGCGAGAGCCCGCACCGGACGCCGCTTCCGCTGCTACGGAGATCCGTCAGAAGGGCCCATGGCCCGCGTGCTCATCATCGCGGCCGCGGACGGGGTGCCGAAAGCGCAGCACAGAGGTTCTAGGGCATCACCTGGACATCGGGCGGGCGGCAACTCTAGGGCTTCACCTCGACATGGCCCGCACCCGGCGACACCGGCACACGGCGTCGGGCAGGCTCGGCGCCACCAGCAGATTCCGCCACGCCAGATCCCGCGGTACCAGATCCCGTCATGCCGCCTGAAGGGTACAGCCATGAGTCAGCGGCCGATCCTGTTCGTCAGCCTGCCCGAGAGCGGCCTGTTGAACCCGATGTTGGTGCTCGCGGAGGAACTGTCCCGTCGTGGCGTCGCCGACCTGTGGTTCGCCACCGACGACAAGGCGCGCGAGGATGTCGCGGCGACGGCGGTCGGTTCCCCCGTCGAGTTCTTCTCCCTGGGCGAGGTCGTCTCCGAGATGTCCTCGGTGACCTGGGACGACGAGACGTACGCGGCGGTGACGCAGCGGTCGCGCTTCAAGGCGCGGCGCGCCGTGATCGAGCAGACCGACCGGCCCGCGCTGCGGGTGCCCAAGTACCGGGCGCTGGAGGAGGCCGTGGAGAAGCTCCGGCCGGCCCTGATGGTCGTGGAGAGCATGTGCCAGTTCGGCTGGGAGCTCGCCATCTCCAAGGGGATCCCGTTCGTGCTCAGCGACCCGTTCGTGCCGTCGAACCTGCTGACCTCGGCCGTGCCGATCGGGCCCTCGCACACCCCCAAGGGCTTCCCGGTGCCGCACTCGGGCCTGCCCGCCGACATGTCGCTCCCGCAGCGGTGGCAGAACAGGCTGTTCCAGTGGCGGACGCTGGCCATGGCGTTCGGGAGGTTCAACAAGGAGCGCAACGCGGTCGACGCGCGGGTGCGGGCGGAGCTGGGCATCGCCCCTGAGGCGTACGGCCAGTTCTGCCGCGTGGAGCGGTCGGAGCTGGTGCTGTGCTACTCGATTCCGGAGATGGACTACGCCTTCGACATCCCTGCGAAGCTGCGCACGGTCGGCGCGCTGGTGCCGCCGCTGCCGCAGTGCCCGCCCGGCGAGCTGTCCGCCTGGCTCGACGCGCAGGGGTCCGTGGTCTACATGGGCTTCGGCACGATCACCCGGCTCACGGCCGGGCAGGTGCGGGCGTTCGTGGAGGTGGCCAGGCGGCTGGAGGGCCGGCACGCGGTGCTGTGGAAGCTGCCGCGCGACCAACAGGCCCATCTGCCCGCGGACCTGCCGGGGAACCTGCGGGTCGAGACCTGGGTGCCGTCGCAGCTGGACGTGCTGGCGCACCCGAACGTGAAGGTGTTCTTCACCCACGCCGGCGGCAACGCGTACACGGAGAGCATCCACTTCGGCAAGCCGATGGTGTCCCGTCCGCTGTGGGTCGACTGCTACGACCAGGCCGTGCGGGCCGAGAGCTTCGGCGTGGGGCTCACGCTGTCGAAGCCGCACACCGTCGACCCCGACGACGTGCTCGACAAGCTGACCCGCGTGCTCGACGACCCCGCGTTCACCGAGAACGCTCGGCGTCTGGCCGCGCTGCAACAGGCCGCCGGCGGCCGGAGTGCCGCCGGCGACCTGATCCTGGACCTGCCCGCGCTGTCTTCGGAAGTGAGTCGATGAGCTTCACGTATCCCGTGTCGATGCCTTCGCTGAAGGGCAACGAGCTCGACTACGTCACCCAGGCGGTCACCAGCGGCTGGATCTCCTCGCAAGGGCCTTTCGTGCCCCGCTTCGAGGATGCCTTCGCCGCCTACAACGGGGTGGCCCACGGGGTGGCCTGCTCCTCGGGGACGACCGCGCTGACGCTCGCGCTGCGCGCACTCGGGGTCGGTCCCGGCGACGAGGTGATCGTGCCGGAGTTCACGATGATCGCGTCCGCGTGGGCGGTCACGTACACGGGCGCGACGCCGGTGTTCGTGGACTGCGCCGACGACCTCAACATCGACGTGACGCGGATCGAGGAGAAGATCACCCCGCGCACCAAGGTGATCATGCCGGTGCACATCTACGGCCGGCGCTGCGACATGGACGCGATCCTGGAGCTGGCCTACGAGTACAACCTGCGCGTCGTGGAGGACTCCGCGGAGGCGCACGGCATCCCGCCGACCGGTGACATAGCCGCGTTCTCCCTGTTCGCCAACAAGATCATCTCGGCGGGCGAGGGCGGCATCTGCCTGACGAACGACCCCCATCTGGCCCGTCAGATGGCGCATCTGCGCGGCATGGCCTTCACCCGGGACCACAGCTTCCTGCACAAGAAGCTCGCCTACAACTTTCGTATGACCAACCTCCAGGCGGCCGTGGCGCTGGCCCAGACCGAGCGGCTGGACGAGATCCTGGCCACCCGGGCAGGGATCGAGAAGCGCTACGACGAGGGACTGCGCGGCATCGACGGCATCACCCTGATGCCGGAGCGGGACGTGCTGTGGATGTACGACCTGCGCGCCGAACGCCGGGAGGAACTGAGGGAGTTCCTCGCCCACCAGGGCATCGAGACCCGCCTTTTCTTCAAGCCCATGAGCCGCCAGCCCGGCTATCTGGACCCGGTCTGGCCGACGCTGAACGCGAACCGCTTCGCCGATGACGGCCTGTATCTGCCAACGCACACCGAACTGGCCGAGAAAGAGCAGGAGTTCATCGTGGCGCAGGTCCGCGCGTTCTACGAGGTGTCGTCATGACCTCCTCCCCCACGGCCGGCGCCGAGGCCGACGCCGAGGACGAGATCGTCCCGTTCGTGCTGCGCCGCCCCGGCGCCCCGTTCCCGCCCCCCGAGTACACGGAGTTCCGGCAGCGGCCCGGCCTGGTGAAGGCCGCGCTGCCCTCGGGCGACACGGTGTGGCTGGTGACCCGGCACGAGGAGGTGCGCCAGATCCTCACCGATCCGCGCATCAGCGCCAACCCCGCGCACCCGGGCTTTCCCCGCCCGTCGCGCACCGGGGGCGTGCCCACCGCCGACGAGGTGCCGGGCTGGTTCGTGGCGCTCGACCCGCCGGACCACACCAAGTTCCGCAAGGCGCTGATCCCCGAGTTCACAGTGCGCCGCATCCGCGCGCTGCGGCCGGTCGTCGAGGAGATCGTCGACCACAGCATCGACCAGATGCTCGCCCGGGGCGACACCGCCGACCTCGTCGAGGACTTCGCGCTGTCGGTGCCCTCGCTGGTGATCGCGTCGCTGCTGGGTGTGCCCAACGTGGACCGCGGCTTCTTCGAGACCAGGACGAAGGTCCTGGTCACCATCAACTCGACCGACGAGGAACGCGACAACGCCTCGCAGCAGCTGCTGCGCTATCTGAACCGGCTGATCGCGATCAAGACCAAGCGGCCCGGCGACGACCTGATCAGCAAGCTGGTCGAGGGCGGGCTGCTGTCCCCGCAGGAGCTCTCCGGGGTCGCCATGCTGCTGCTGATCGCCGGTCACGAGACGACGGCGAACAACATCGCCCTCGGTGCGGTCACTCTGCTGAACGACCCTCGGTGGATCGCAGACGAGCGCACGATCGAGGAACTGCTGCGCTTCCACTCGGTCGCCGACCTGGTGGCGCTGCGCGTGGTGGTGGAGGACATCGAGATCGGCGGCCGACTGCTGCGGGCCGGCGAGGGCGTCGTACCGCTGGTGGCCGGCGCCAACCACGACCCCGCGGCCTTCGACCACCCGCATGTGTTCGACCCGTCCCGGTCCGCGCAGGGGCATGTGGCGTTCGGCTACGGCGTCCACCAGTGCCTGGGGCAGAACCTGGTGCGTCTGGAGCTGGAGGTCGCCTACCAGAAGCTGTTCGCCCGCATCCCGACCCTGCGGATCGCGGTTCCGCCGGAGGAACTGCCGTTCAAGTACGACGGGGTGCTCTTCGGACTCCACGCACTGCCGGTGCGGTGGTAGCTCCCCTTCACCACCCTTTCCCGGAGGAAAGATCATGACGCGCATCAGTGTGGACACCGACAAGTGCATCGG contains:
- a CDS encoding FkbO/Hyg5 family chorismatase; protein product: MTQVNPAVGLGLPSSTFMNPADVTDALLRANVLGVVNYTTEPAGPGIGNGALTIDLHMAHKADEAFAEVWTTDRPVETGVVREVAYAHDGEYLIVAGRIPQAGRYTEATRAAYCTALELMDGLGYKNCFRMWNFVADINGDNADGLEVYRDFCRGRAEAFELFHFGDQEVPSATGIGALGGGISFYFLVSRSAAPTAVENSKQVSAYRYPQQYGPRPPKFARATYLAATHTDRSGGQIYVSGTASIRGHETLHEGDLVKQVELSLDNIAHLVSRDNLAAHEIERRTGLSDLDNIKVYVRHREDIPVVQRMCSEYFSPAARTAYLNVDVCRSGLLVEIEGIVP
- a CDS encoding bifunctional 3-(3-hydroxy-phenyl)propionate/3-hydroxycinnamic acid hydroxylase, with product MMLSSAARSGPAASGLTADVAVVGCGPVGLVLSILLAHRGWQVVILEKYENQYPFPRVVAFDGETARTFATAGIGAELMELGEPLGQYMFQNGAGRELFSFEAPYEPGRDGWPIATVMHQPTFEKALRAHVDELPNVTALFGHEVRQITDHGDQVEITAPGAGGPPDGRVTASYVVGCDGANSFVRDAMGAKLTDLGFAHDWLLVDVVFHEPRSFRPNDVQICDPNRPTTIVASGRGHRRWEFMRLPGESVEELSTHERMWQLLAPYDVTPENADLTRNIVYTFQAALADSWRAGRLLLAGDSAHLMPPFAGQGMCSGVRDAANLAWKLDLVLRGTARDTLLDVYQAERSRQVRHTIDMSIEVGRIVSELDHAAAARRDAYLIGLHSRPDAPSLSPSWFALEDGVVRRDASGSVAPRAGELSPQGVVARGTVKDRFDDVVGRGFQLITTVDPYETLPQDDLDFLKSIGTRLVRVLPAGILPKRARDHEVVDVRRTYLPYLAQTRQTGVLVRPDHYVFGFAGDGADLSVLVGELREQLHLV
- a CDS encoding LuxR family transcriptional regulator; this translates as MTGTDRRAEAGCTGLIERDAQWAGLTTLLSDAVAGSGRVALVTGPVACGRTELLYRFGERCGERFVSATCSALERDLPFGVAGQLLHALGASAQVRDLLDAATRTVGPATAHQLHTLCLALLDLAADSPLVIAVDDVQHADPQSLHWLLSLIRRLGRAGILLLLTRTESPGTAHCPLHTELSRHPHCHEIGVAPLSEAGMADLFGGAEAGREAMALTGGNPLLARSLLADRRTAGPDADGVPAPGPGFRRALVSGVHRCEPYVVAVARALAVTGAHATVERLGRLAGLDVEAVRSALDLLAGAGLLADGRFRTDAARIAVLDDMPADERGRTHRTAALLLHDEGAPATEVAPYLLRADGADRTDESWAVPVFEEAAEHALREERIDTALRCLERAHRACPEAHRQAAITAKLVRVESRSNPAAAGRRLTTVTDAMRAGRLSDRDVRSLVPPLLWHGRVDEAAEAMERLRRARHQPGAADRTTELWLACTHPPLARRTRPPAETDRDSGPAGRTTGPALRAVRALTTVLTQGPDEHAVTDAEYVLQVARPSDGMSWGPQTALPALHALVHAGRLDLARSWCDRLLDDARARDLAVAQALYAGVRGDIALREGDLAGAHAHARDALTLMPPGGWGVAVGVPLGVLVETATKQGRHEEAAAHLTRPVPDAMFRSRYGLPYLHARGHHYLATDRHYAALADFLSCGELMTEWGIDQSVLVPWRTSAAEAWLRHGKNRDEARRLVNEQLARLGPETSRTRGVALRLLAATTAPQHRPRLLGEAVAVLEECGDQYELARTLGDLSNAHQSLREHRRAWSVARRAWHVANVCDATALRDELLPSRRGTDDESPEEQPPADPISRLTDAERRVAALAAVGLTNREIAGKLFITPSTIEQHLTRVYRKLNVKYRKDLPTGLHSHLPDTA
- a CDS encoding glycosyltransferase; the encoded protein is MSQRPILFVSLPESGLLNPMLVLAEELSRRGVADLWFATDDKAREDVAATAVGSPVEFFSLGEVVSEMSSVTWDDETYAAVTQRSRFKARRAVIEQTDRPALRVPKYRALEEAVEKLRPALMVVESMCQFGWELAISKGIPFVLSDPFVPSNLLTSAVPIGPSHTPKGFPVPHSGLPADMSLPQRWQNRLFQWRTLAMAFGRFNKERNAVDARVRAELGIAPEAYGQFCRVERSELVLCYSIPEMDYAFDIPAKLRTVGALVPPLPQCPPGELSAWLDAQGSVVYMGFGTITRLTAGQVRAFVEVARRLEGRHAVLWKLPRDQQAHLPADLPGNLRVETWVPSQLDVLAHPNVKVFFTHAGGNAYTESIHFGKPMVSRPLWVDCYDQAVRAESFGVGLTLSKPHTVDPDDVLDKLTRVLDDPAFTENARRLAALQQAAGGRSAAGDLILDLPALSSEVSR
- a CDS encoding DegT/DnrJ/EryC1/StrS family aminotransferase, producing the protein MSFTYPVSMPSLKGNELDYVTQAVTSGWISSQGPFVPRFEDAFAAYNGVAHGVACSSGTTALTLALRALGVGPGDEVIVPEFTMIASAWAVTYTGATPVFVDCADDLNIDVTRIEEKITPRTKVIMPVHIYGRRCDMDAILELAYEYNLRVVEDSAEAHGIPPTGDIAAFSLFANKIISAGEGGICLTNDPHLARQMAHLRGMAFTRDHSFLHKKLAYNFRMTNLQAAVALAQTERLDEILATRAGIEKRYDEGLRGIDGITLMPERDVLWMYDLRAERREELREFLAHQGIETRLFFKPMSRQPGYLDPVWPTLNANRFADDGLYLPTHTELAEKEQEFIVAQVRAFYEVSS
- a CDS encoding cytochrome P450, giving the protein MTSSPTAGAEADAEDEIVPFVLRRPGAPFPPPEYTEFRQRPGLVKAALPSGDTVWLVTRHEEVRQILTDPRISANPAHPGFPRPSRTGGVPTADEVPGWFVALDPPDHTKFRKALIPEFTVRRIRALRPVVEEIVDHSIDQMLARGDTADLVEDFALSVPSLVIASLLGVPNVDRGFFETRTKVLVTINSTDEERDNASQQLLRYLNRLIAIKTKRPGDDLISKLVEGGLLSPQELSGVAMLLLIAGHETTANNIALGAVTLLNDPRWIADERTIEELLRFHSVADLVALRVVVEDIEIGGRLLRAGEGVVPLVAGANHDPAAFDHPHVFDPSRSAQGHVAFGYGVHQCLGQNLVRLELEVAYQKLFARIPTLRIAVPPEELPFKYDGVLFGLHALPVRW